In one window of Gemmatimonadota bacterium DNA:
- a CDS encoding ATP-dependent DNA helicase RecQ: MTPLAERIAEARRLLHGHYGFQDFRPLQRRVVQSVLAGRDTLAVLPTGGGKSICFQVPALVLGGLTVVISPLVALMQDQVGALVRRGIGAATLNSLLPAEEQAAILARLAGGDLRLLYVSPERAPTLALDLLRRGLRARLLAIDEAHCITEWGHDFRPAFRCLAQVREELGRPAVVALTGSATAPVRDDIVTSLALTRPDIHLGSFDRPNLRFRVELLRSPSERLPRTRALLADRPGLSIVYVPTRNSADAVAQALWFAGHRAAPYHAGLTRERRAEVLERFVAEQLDVVVATSAFGMGIDAPRVRLVVHWGMPPTPESYYQEAGRAGRDGQEARCILLHHSADPEIHRRQLDVTFPPRKVLEQLWADPASRPRHPKAVVAAADRLRAELGGAAGDAGWVRVARRRAAAAERLRVMEAYATRPLCRRVLLLGYFGEVCTGCGTCDVCTRASPRGIRRLLRVF, encoded by the coding sequence ATGACCCCGCTCGCCGAACGCATCGCGGAGGCGCGCCGCCTCCTGCACGGACACTACGGCTTCCAGGACTTCCGGCCGCTGCAGCGACGGGTGGTCCAGTCGGTGCTCGCCGGTCGCGATACCCTCGCGGTGCTGCCCACGGGCGGCGGCAAGTCCATCTGCTTCCAGGTGCCGGCGCTGGTGCTCGGCGGGCTCACCGTGGTGATCTCGCCGCTGGTGGCGCTGATGCAGGACCAGGTCGGTGCCCTGGTGCGCCGAGGCATCGGCGCCGCCACCCTCAACTCCCTCCTCCCCGCCGAGGAGCAGGCCGCCATCCTGGCCCGGCTGGCCGGCGGTGACCTGCGGTTGCTGTATGTCTCTCCCGAGCGCGCTCCCACCCTGGCGCTCGACCTGCTCCGGCGCGGGCTGCGGGCGCGGCTGCTCGCCATCGACGAGGCCCACTGCATCACGGAGTGGGGGCACGACTTCCGGCCCGCCTTCAGGTGCCTGGCGCAGGTCCGGGAGGAGCTGGGACGGCCCGCCGTCGTGGCCCTCACCGGCAGCGCCACCGCCCCCGTGCGCGACGACATCGTCACCTCGCTGGCGCTCACACGCCCCGACATCCACCTCGGCTCCTTCGACCGGCCCAACCTCCGCTTTCGGGTGGAGCTGCTGCGCAGTCCCTCCGAACGCCTGCCACGCACCCGCGCCCTGCTGGCCGATCGCCCCGGACTGAGCATTGTCTACGTGCCCACGCGCAACAGCGCCGACGCCGTGGCCCAGGCGCTCTGGTTCGCCGGGCATCGGGCCGCGCCCTACCACGCCGGGCTCACCCGGGAGCGTCGCGCGGAGGTCCTGGAGCGGTTCGTCGCCGAACAGCTCGACGTGGTCGTGGCCACCTCGGCCTTCGGGATGGGCATCGATGCCCCACGGGTGCGGCTGGTGGTGCACTGGGGGATGCCGCCGACTCCGGAGTCGTACTACCAGGAGGCCGGCCGCGCCGGCCGGGATGGCCAGGAGGCCCGCTGCATCCTGCTGCATCATTCGGCAGACCCCGAGATCCACAGGCGCCAGCTCGATGTCACCTTCCCTCCACGCAAGGTGCTGGAACAGCTCTGGGCGGATCCCGCCAGCCGACCCCGTCACCCGAAGGCCGTGGTGGCCGCGGCGGATCGCCTGCGGGCAGAGCTGGGCGGCGCCGCCGGGGATGCCGGCTGGGTCAGGGTGGCGCGCCGCAGGGCCGCCGCGGCTGAGCGGCTGCGGGTGATGGAAGCCTACGCCACGCGGCCGCTGTGCCGACGGGTGCTGCTCCTGGGGTACTTCGGTGAGGTGTGCACGGGCTGCGGCACCTGTGACGTCTGCACCCGCGCCTCGCCGCGTGGCATCCGGCGGTTGCTGCGTGTATTCTGA
- a CDS encoding P1 family peptidase — translation MPPIARLGPTALLLLLSLAGVLPSAAQVRARALGIAPGIFAPGPLNAITDVPGVRVGQVTIDDGDSVRTGLTAIFPHEGNPYLARVPAAIHVGNGFGKLLGMTQVRELGELESPILLTCTLCVWRAADAMVGWMLEQPGMASVQSLNAVVGETNDGGLNAIRSRPVTSAQVRAALEAAGTGPVLEGSVGAGRGTVAFGWKGGIGTASRALPASLGGWKVGVLVQTNFGGVLQVLGAPVGKELGRYAFRGQVEDSAGDGSIMIVVATDAPVLAQSLERLAARAIMGLARTGSSAANGSGDYVIAFSTHPGMRRPFRDRRPATAELQNDELSPLFQAVVEATEEAIYNSLTMATRVESRGGAVDPLPLDRLRAVLQKYGIGR, via the coding sequence ATGCCTCCCATCGCGCGCCTGGGCCCCACGGCCCTCCTGCTCCTGCTGTCCCTCGCAGGCGTACTCCCGTCGGCCGCCCAGGTGCGTGCCCGGGCTCTCGGCATCGCGCCCGGGATCTTCGCGCCGGGGCCCCTGAACGCCATCACCGACGTGCCCGGCGTGCGCGTGGGCCAGGTCACGATCGATGACGGCGACTCGGTCCGCACCGGCCTCACGGCCATCTTCCCGCACGAGGGAAATCCCTACCTCGCGCGGGTGCCGGCGGCCATCCACGTCGGCAACGGCTTCGGCAAGCTGCTGGGCATGACGCAGGTGCGCGAACTCGGCGAACTCGAGTCGCCCATCCTGCTCACCTGCACCCTCTGCGTCTGGCGCGCTGCGGATGCCATGGTGGGGTGGATGCTGGAACAGCCCGGGATGGCGTCGGTGCAGTCGCTCAACGCGGTCGTCGGCGAGACCAACGACGGCGGCCTCAACGCCATCCGGAGCCGGCCCGTCACCTCGGCGCAGGTGCGTGCCGCCCTGGAGGCCGCCGGCACCGGGCCCGTCCTCGAGGGGAGCGTCGGGGCGGGACGGGGCACGGTCGCGTTCGGCTGGAAGGGTGGGATCGGCACCGCGTCCCGGGCCCTGCCGGCTTCGCTCGGCGGATGGAAGGTCGGGGTGCTGGTGCAGACCAACTTCGGCGGGGTGCTGCAGGTGCTGGGTGCCCCGGTCGGGAAGGAGCTTGGCCGGTACGCCTTCCGGGGGCAGGTGGAGGACTCGGCGGGGGATGGCTCGATCATGATCGTCGTGGCCACCGATGCGCCGGTGCTGGCCCAGAGCCTGGAGCGTCTCGCCGCCCGCGCCATCATGGGGCTGGCTCGGACCGGCTCGAGCGCGGCCAACGGCTCGGGCGACTACGTCATCGCCTTCTCCACCCACCCCGGGATGCGCCGGCCCTTCCGCGACCGCCGGCCCGCGACGGCGGAGCTGCAGAACGATGAACTCTCCCCCCTCTTCCAGGCGGTGGTCGAGGCCACCGAGGAGGCGATCTACAACTCCCTGACCATGGCCACCCGGGTGGAGAGTCGGGGCGGCGCCGTGGACCCGCTCCCCCTGGACCGCCTCCGCGCCGTGCTGCAGAAGTACGGCATCGGGCGGTGA
- a CDS encoding PQQ-dependent sugar dehydrogenase, translating to MRHLLRIGAVGAALALAACGDSTSPAGGPAGLTLVPVDSGFDFSLFLTAPPGDPSRMMIVERGGRVLLRKDGVRQDSAFLNLTSLVAPASGEYGLYSIAFHPDYPQNRRFYVYHTDLNGDSQLAEYLADASFDHADPASRRVILSQAQDTATVYYGGTIAFGPDGMLYVGLGDGAPLETIPVTPQDSGSLLGKMLRLDVDGGDPYAVPADNPYVGRAGWREEIWQLGLRNPWRWSFDRRTGDLWIGDVGEDYWEEIDYLPGPVVGGNNFGWEFLEGTHCFQPAVGCPTAGLVPPILDYAHGPACSVTGGYVYRGRKYPALRGTYFYGDYCTGVIRPLRLLNGVVTTEYAPLSPPVINDNVVSFGEDADGEVYVVMASGRVYRIALAG from the coding sequence ATGCGACACCTCCTCCGGATCGGCGCCGTGGGCGCTGCGCTGGCCCTGGCCGCCTGCGGTGATTCCACCAGCCCCGCCGGGGGCCCCGCCGGCCTCACCCTGGTACCGGTGGACAGCGGCTTCGACTTCTCACTCTTCCTGACCGCCCCCCCGGGCGACCCGTCCCGGATGATGATCGTGGAGCGGGGGGGCCGGGTGCTGCTCCGGAAGGACGGGGTGCGACAGGACTCGGCCTTCCTCAACCTGACCAGCCTGGTCGCTCCCGCCAGCGGCGAGTACGGGCTCTACAGCATCGCCTTCCACCCGGACTACCCGCAGAACCGCCGCTTCTACGTCTACCACACCGACCTCAACGGTGACAGCCAGCTGGCTGAGTACCTCGCCGACGCCAGCTTTGACCATGCGGACCCCGCCAGCCGCCGCGTGATCCTTTCGCAGGCGCAGGACACCGCCACCGTGTATTACGGCGGCACGATCGCCTTTGGTCCCGATGGGATGCTGTATGTCGGGCTCGGTGACGGGGCGCCACTGGAAACGATCCCGGTGACGCCGCAGGACAGCGGCTCGCTGCTGGGCAAGATGCTGCGGCTCGACGTTGATGGCGGGGACCCGTACGCCGTCCCGGCGGACAATCCCTACGTGGGCCGGGCGGGGTGGCGGGAGGAGATCTGGCAGCTCGGGCTGCGGAATCCCTGGCGCTGGAGCTTTGACCGACGGACCGGCGACCTGTGGATCGGCGACGTGGGCGAGGACTACTGGGAGGAGATCGACTACCTGCCCGGGCCGGTTGTCGGAGGCAACAACTTCGGGTGGGAGTTCCTGGAGGGGACGCATTGCTTCCAGCCGGCGGTCGGGTGCCCAACGGCGGGCCTGGTGCCGCCGATCCTCGACTACGCCCACGGACCCGCCTGCTCGGTGACCGGTGGCTATGTCTACCGCGGCAGGAAGTACCCGGCCCTTCGCGGCACCTACTTCTACGGCGACTACTGCACCGGCGTCATCCGGCCGCTCCGGCTGCTCAACGGCGTCGTCACCACCGAGTACGCCCCGCTCAGCCCGCCCGTGATCAACGACAACGTGGTGTCGTTCGGCGAGGATGCCGACGGCGAGGTGTACGTGGTGATGGCCAGCGGCCGGGTGTACCGGATCGCCCTGGCGGGCTGA
- a CDS encoding acyl-CoA dehydrogenase, with product MDLSLYFSEQHHQVRDMVRDFGRTHVAPVARELDRTSTFPWENIKRMGELGLLGVPWSEELGGAGMDQLSYYITIHELAKVDASHALTISAHTNLGTSPIVDFGTAEQKRRYVPLLASGTVLGGFGLTEPGAGSDAGGTATTAVDKGDHYLLNGAKVFITHAGVGEIFVATARTEPGKGNKGITSFILTKETCDLEQCRALGVGHAPDLPRVRGFRAGKKEDKMGWRASDTRELVFEDAIVPKENILGTPGQGFINFLKTLDAGRIGIAALSLGIAEGAYEEALRYAGVRKQFGQAIGSFQGVHFQLADMALEIEAGTHLLYHAAWLKQNGKPFKKEAAMAKLFCSELAMRVTTKAVQVFGGYGYTTEYPVERMMRDAKVCEIGEGTSEIQRIVIARHILGDIVR from the coding sequence ATGGATCTCTCCCTGTACTTCTCCGAGCAGCACCACCAGGTGCGCGACATGGTCCGCGATTTCGGCCGGACCCACGTCGCGCCCGTCGCGCGTGAGCTCGACCGGACCTCCACCTTTCCGTGGGAGAACATCAAGCGGATGGGGGAGCTCGGCCTCCTCGGGGTGCCCTGGTCGGAGGAGCTGGGCGGGGCGGGCATGGACCAGCTCTCCTACTATATCACGATCCATGAACTGGCCAAGGTCGATGCCAGCCACGCCCTGACGATTTCCGCGCATACCAACCTGGGGACCTCCCCGATCGTCGACTTCGGCACGGCGGAGCAGAAGCGGCGGTACGTGCCGTTGCTCGCCTCCGGCACCGTCCTGGGCGGCTTCGGGCTGACCGAGCCGGGCGCCGGCAGCGATGCCGGAGGCACCGCCACCACCGCGGTGGACAAGGGCGACCACTACCTCCTCAACGGCGCCAAGGTGTTCATCACCCACGCCGGCGTGGGCGAGATCTTCGTCGCCACCGCGCGCACCGAGCCGGGCAAGGGGAACAAGGGCATCACCAGCTTCATCCTGACCAAGGAAACCTGCGACCTGGAGCAGTGCCGGGCCCTCGGCGTCGGGCATGCGCCGGACCTGCCGCGCGTCCGCGGCTTCCGCGCCGGCAAGAAGGAAGACAAGATGGGCTGGCGCGCCAGCGACACCCGCGAGCTGGTGTTCGAGGACGCCATCGTCCCCAAGGAGAACATCCTCGGGACCCCGGGACAGGGCTTCATCAACTTCCTCAAGACCCTCGATGCCGGCCGCATCGGCATCGCCGCGCTGTCCCTCGGCATCGCCGAGGGGGCCTACGAGGAGGCGCTGCGCTACGCCGGCGTGCGGAAACAGTTCGGGCAGGCCATCGGGAGCTTCCAGGGGGTGCATTTTCAGCTGGCGGACATGGCCCTGGAGATCGAGGCCGGCACCCACCTGCTGTACCACGCCGCGTGGCTCAAGCAGAACGGCAAGCCGTTCAAGAAGGAGGCTGCCATGGCCAAGCTCTTCTGCTCGGAGCTGGCCATGCGGGTCACCACCAAGGCCGTCCAGGTCTTCGGCGGGTACGGCTACACCACCGAGTATCCAGTGGAGCGGATGATGCGGGACGCAAAGGTCTGCGAGATCGGGGAGGGGACCAGCGAGATCCAGCGGATCGTCATTGCCCGGCACATCCTGGGAGATATCGTCCGGTAG
- a CDS encoding Rne/Rng family ribonuclease, translating into MKREILINGSQRETRVAILEDDRLVELLVDRPDHRRIVGDIYLGRVEAVLPGIQAAFVDIGLEKSAFLHASDLLEPEEDEEPGSEEGDDAFEEAEAAANGEAAEGGEEDGRRGRRGRRNGDGGGNEPRQREVRSRRQLPDISDLLKKGQTLLVQVTKEPISTKGCRVTAQISLAGRFLVYMPYASKVGVSRKIESKELRARLREMVSSMLSEDAGGMIVRTVAEDVTEDSFRREVESLLNIWRKINKKKTFVRAPALVQRETSLTRGIIRDLFSAKVDALHVDSKELFNEIENYLKGVDPELMSRVNLYAETVPLFDKFDIENEIRDLFKARCDLPTGGYIIIQPTEALVSIDVNTGRYTGKRDPEKTILKTNLEASREIARQIRLRDIGGIIVCDFIDMETRANRERVLQELRAHLGRDRARTKAFAVSELGLIEMTRQRVRPSLWHSMTSECPDCGGTGRVFTPEVVARRLERSLKRAGRERRERQMAIRLHPEVALYLLEEEPRLIHTLGKLTGLELELRDDPMMRVDEFRLMSRPAGRDVTDIYAVA; encoded by the coding sequence GTGAAGCGCGAAATCCTGATCAATGGAAGCCAGCGGGAAACCCGCGTGGCAATCCTCGAGGACGACCGACTGGTCGAACTGCTGGTGGACCGCCCGGATCATCGCCGCATCGTCGGCGACATCTATCTTGGCCGGGTGGAAGCCGTCCTGCCTGGGATCCAGGCCGCCTTCGTTGACATCGGGCTGGAAAAATCCGCCTTCCTCCACGCCTCCGACCTCCTCGAACCCGAGGAGGACGAGGAGCCCGGTTCGGAGGAGGGGGATGATGCGTTCGAGGAGGCCGAGGCCGCCGCGAACGGCGAGGCGGCCGAGGGCGGGGAAGAGGACGGCCGCCGCGGGCGCCGTGGCCGCCGCAACGGCGACGGGGGGGGCAATGAGCCGCGGCAGCGGGAGGTCCGCTCCCGGCGCCAGCTCCCCGACATCTCCGACCTGCTGAAGAAGGGCCAGACCCTCCTCGTCCAGGTCACCAAGGAGCCCATCAGCACCAAGGGCTGCCGGGTCACCGCGCAGATCTCCCTGGCCGGGCGCTTCCTCGTCTACATGCCCTATGCCTCCAAGGTGGGCGTGAGCCGCAAGATCGAGAGCAAGGAGCTCCGCGCCCGGTTGCGCGAGATGGTCTCCAGCATGCTCTCCGAGGACGCCGGCGGCATGATCGTGCGGACCGTGGCGGAGGATGTCACCGAGGACTCCTTCCGCCGCGAGGTCGAGAGCCTCCTCAACATCTGGCGCAAGATCAACAAGAAGAAGACCTTCGTGCGCGCCCCGGCCCTGGTGCAGCGGGAGACCTCGCTGACCCGGGGCATCATCCGCGACCTCTTCAGCGCCAAGGTCGACGCCCTGCACGTCGACTCCAAGGAGCTCTTCAACGAGATCGAGAACTACCTGAAGGGGGTGGACCCCGAGCTCATGAGCCGGGTGAACCTCTACGCCGAGACCGTGCCGCTGTTCGACAAGTTCGACATCGAGAACGAGATCCGGGACCTCTTCAAGGCGCGCTGCGACCTCCCGACCGGCGGGTACATCATCATCCAGCCCACCGAGGCGCTGGTCTCGATCGACGTCAATACCGGGCGCTACACCGGCAAGCGGGACCCGGAAAAGACCATCCTCAAGACCAATCTCGAGGCGTCCCGCGAGATCGCCCGGCAGATCCGCCTGCGCGACATCGGCGGCATCATCGTCTGCGACTTCATCGACATGGAGACCCGGGCCAACCGGGAACGGGTGCTGCAGGAGCTGCGGGCGCACCTGGGCCGCGATCGCGCCCGCACCAAGGCCTTCGCGGTCTCCGAACTCGGCCTGATCGAGATGACCCGCCAGCGGGTCCGGCCCTCGCTGTGGCACTCGATGACCTCCGAGTGCCCGGACTGCGGCGGCACCGGGCGCGTCTTCACCCCCGAGGTGGTGGCCCGGCGCCTGGAACGGTCGCTCAAGCGGGCCGGCCGGGAGCGCCGCGAGCGCCAGATGGCCATCCGGCTGCACCCGGAGGTAGCGCTCTACCTCCTCGAGGAGGAGCCGCGGCTCATCCACACCCTGGGCAAGCTGACCGGGCTCGAGCTGGAGCTCCGGGATGACCCCATGATGCGGGTGGACGAGTTCCGCCTGATGAGCCGCCCGGCCGGCCGGGACGTCACCGACATCTACGCGGTGGCCTAG
- the rplU gene encoding 50S ribosomal protein L21 codes for MYAIFRAAGKQFRAEKGMTLELPLMDDAEPGATVTFDEVLLASDGTTVKAGAPLVKGAKVTAEIIGLAKGPKIYVFKFKRRKNYRRKTGHRQKYTAVRITDVKVG; via the coding sequence ATGTACGCGATTTTCCGCGCCGCCGGGAAGCAATTCCGGGCCGAAAAAGGAATGACCCTCGAGCTCCCGCTGATGGACGACGCGGAGCCCGGGGCCACCGTGACCTTCGACGAGGTGCTCCTCGCCTCCGACGGCACGACGGTCAAGGCAGGGGCCCCGCTCGTCAAGGGCGCCAAGGTCACCGCCGAGATCATCGGGCTCGCCAAGGGTCCCAAGATCTACGTCTTCAAGTTCAAGCGCCGGAAGAACTACCGCCGCAAGACCGGCCACCGGCAGAAGTACACGGCCGTCCGCATCACCGACGTCAAGGTCGGGTGA
- the rpmA gene encoding 50S ribosomal protein L27 — translation MAHKKGVGSSRNGRDSNPQYLGVKHYGGERVVAGNIIVTQRGTRFHPGKNVGLGNDHTLFALVDGIVKFEHKDKKRMKISVYPAAASAAS, via the coding sequence ATGGCTCACAAGAAGGGTGTCGGCTCCAGCCGCAACGGCCGCGATTCCAATCCGCAGTACCTCGGCGTCAAGCACTACGGCGGCGAGCGGGTGGTCGCGGGCAACATCATCGTGACCCAGCGCGGGACCCGGTTCCATCCCGGCAAGAACGTGGGGCTCGGCAACGACCACACGCTCTTTGCCCTGGTCGATGGCATCGTCAAGTTCGAGCACAAGGACAAGAAGCGGATGAAGATCTCGGTCTATCCGGCCGCCGCGTCCGCCGCCAGCTGA
- a CDS encoding amidohydrolase family protein, whose translation MSRRRGTHAALAALFAATAPAAGQAVAITDATVYPVTGPRIEHGTLVIRDGRIVAVGAGVPVPADARRIDGRGKVVTPGFFHAQGAIGLGVGRALAEEKDEEYAAIGGTTDAEHTGDVSASFNVLAAVDADAVAIPVARMGGVTGVVVMPTDGLVAGQAVILRLRGAAAGEMLIRSPAAMVADLSDQSRGAGGGSRAGALARLRSLLTDAAELRRRPADWSQNRIRPLAAPAADLEALYPVLDGTLPLYVRARRQGDIENAVRLAQEFRLRLVIREGTEAWRVAPLLAAARVPVVLDSRDNIPSFDGLRARSDNAALLRAAGVSVILSGQDAGGQMNLRFEAGHAVRNGMAWDDALAAVTLAPAQAFGLEDHYGSLAAGKVADVVVWSGDPFEFSTGVELVLIQGAEMPLTSRMTELRDRYRTLPPSY comes from the coding sequence ATGAGCCGGCGGCGCGGTACCCATGCGGCGCTGGCCGCCCTGTTCGCCGCCACGGCACCGGCCGCCGGTCAGGCGGTGGCCATCACCGACGCGACGGTCTACCCGGTGACCGGGCCCAGGATCGAGCATGGCACCCTGGTGATCCGCGACGGGCGCATCGTCGCCGTCGGCGCCGGGGTTCCGGTGCCCGCCGACGCCCGGCGCATCGACGGCCGCGGCAAGGTGGTGACCCCGGGCTTCTTCCATGCGCAGGGGGCGATCGGCCTCGGCGTGGGCCGGGCGCTGGCGGAGGAGAAGGACGAGGAGTATGCCGCCATCGGGGGGACCACCGACGCCGAGCACACCGGTGACGTCAGCGCGAGCTTCAACGTCCTCGCGGCTGTCGACGCCGACGCGGTGGCCATCCCCGTGGCCCGCATGGGCGGGGTCACGGGCGTGGTGGTGATGCCCACGGATGGGCTCGTCGCGGGCCAGGCGGTGATCCTCCGCCTCCGCGGCGCCGCTGCCGGCGAGATGCTGATCCGCTCCCCCGCCGCGATGGTGGCCGACCTGAGCGACCAGAGCCGCGGGGCGGGTGGTGGCAGCCGCGCCGGAGCGCTGGCCCGGCTCCGCAGCCTCCTGACCGATGCCGCGGAGCTGCGGCGCCGGCCGGCCGACTGGAGCCAGAACAGGATCCGGCCGCTCGCCGCCCCGGCCGCGGACCTCGAGGCGCTCTACCCCGTGCTCGACGGCACGCTCCCCCTGTACGTGCGGGCGCGGCGCCAGGGCGACATCGAGAACGCGGTGCGGCTGGCGCAGGAATTCCGCCTCCGGCTGGTCATCCGGGAAGGGACGGAGGCCTGGCGGGTGGCTCCGCTGCTGGCCGCCGCCCGGGTGCCGGTGGTCCTCGACTCCCGCGACAACATCCCCTCCTTCGACGGCCTGCGGGCCCGCTCGGACAACGCGGCGCTGCTCCGCGCCGCCGGGGTCAGCGTGATCCTCTCGGGCCAGGATGCCGGTGGCCAGATGAACCTGCGGTTCGAGGCGGGGCATGCGGTACGGAACGGCATGGCGTGGGACGACGCACTGGCGGCGGTAACCCTGGCGCCGGCGCAGGCGTTCGGGCTGGAGGACCACTACGGGTCGCTGGCCGCGGGGAAGGTGGCCGACGTGGTGGTGTGGAGCGGGGATCCCTTCGAGTTCAGCACGGGGGTCGAGCTGGTCCTGATCCAGGGCGCCGAGATGCCGCTCACCAGCCGCATGACCGAGCTGCGGGACCGCTACCGGACCCTGCCGCCGAGCTACTGA
- a CDS encoding amidohydrolase family protein, translated as MRTLYAGPLLLLPLLGCAAAAQSPAAGAPPASATAADASWSRPQYPSTYQRHPEAPVVIRNATILTAAGPELTGASIVLADGKIVAIGTDVPVPAGARVVDGTGKVVTPGLIDTHSHLGVYAAPGTFGESDGNEATSPVTSQVWAEHSFWPQDPQIPLAIAGGVTIIQALPGSANLIGGRSATLRLVPARTVQEMKLPGAPYGLKMACGENPKRVYQNRGPSTRMGNMAGYREAFIRAERYRHQWDAWRKTPNGTPPDRDLQLETLAEVLRGNILVHNHCYRGDEMAQMLDLAHEFGFRIRSFHHVVEGYKVADLLAREGTAASVWADWWGFKMEAFDGIPENAALLQAGGARTIIHSDSPEGIQRLNQEAAKALYAGVRAGIPVTREQAIRWITANPAWALGIEERTGTLEPGKAADVVLWSGDPFSVYSKAEQVYNEGWLVYDRNDPRRQPRTDFHLGQTAPGVGR; from the coding sequence ATGCGCACCCTGTACGCCGGGCCGCTGCTGCTGCTCCCCCTGCTCGGCTGCGCCGCCGCGGCGCAGTCTCCCGCCGCCGGCGCGCCGCCCGCCTCAGCCACGGCGGCCGACGCCAGCTGGAGCCGGCCGCAGTACCCCTCGACCTACCAGCGACATCCCGAGGCGCCGGTCGTCATCCGGAACGCCACCATCCTGACCGCGGCCGGCCCGGAGCTGACCGGCGCGTCGATCGTGCTGGCCGACGGGAAGATCGTGGCGATCGGTACCGACGTACCGGTGCCCGCCGGCGCCCGGGTGGTGGATGGCACGGGCAAGGTCGTGACCCCGGGGTTGATCGACACCCACAGCCACCTCGGGGTGTACGCCGCGCCGGGTACCTTCGGCGAGAGTGACGGCAACGAGGCGACCAGCCCGGTGACCTCACAGGTCTGGGCCGAGCACAGCTTCTGGCCCCAGGACCCGCAGATCCCGCTCGCCATCGCCGGGGGGGTCACGATCATCCAGGCACTGCCCGGGTCGGCGAACCTGATCGGGGGACGCTCGGCCACGCTCCGGCTGGTGCCCGCGCGCACCGTGCAGGAGATGAAGCTGCCGGGCGCGCCGTACGGCCTCAAGATGGCCTGCGGCGAGAACCCGAAGCGGGTCTACCAGAACCGCGGGCCCTCCACCCGCATGGGCAACATGGCCGGGTACCGGGAGGCGTTCATCCGGGCGGAGCGCTACCGGCACCAGTGGGATGCCTGGCGCAAGACCCCGAACGGCACGCCGCCTGACCGCGACCTCCAGCTCGAGACGCTCGCCGAGGTGCTGCGCGGGAACATCCTGGTCCATAACCACTGCTACCGTGGCGACGAAATGGCGCAGATGCTCGACCTGGCCCACGAGTTCGGGTTCCGCATCCGCTCGTTCCACCACGTGGTGGAGGGCTACAAGGTGGCCGACCTGCTGGCCCGCGAGGGCACGGCGGCCTCCGTGTGGGCCGACTGGTGGGGGTTCAAGATGGAAGCCTTCGACGGCATCCCCGAGAACGCCGCGCTGCTCCAGGCGGGCGGGGCCCGGACCATCATCCATTCCGACAGCCCCGAGGGCATCCAGCGCCTCAACCAGGAAGCGGCCAAGGCCCTGTACGCCGGCGTCCGGGCAGGCATCCCCGTGACCCGGGAGCAGGCCATCCGCTGGATCACGGCGAACCCGGCCTGGGCGCTCGGCATCGAGGAACGCACCGGCACCCTCGAGCCCGGCAAGGCGGCCGACGTGGTGCTGTGGTCCGGCGACCCGTTCTCGGTCTACAGCAAGGCGGAGCAGGTCTACAACGAGGGGTGGCTGGTGTACGACCGGAACGATCCGCGTCGGCAGCCGCGCACCGACTTTCACCTGGGCCAGACCGCCCCGGGGGTGGGACGATGA